The following coding sequences lie in one Myxococcus xanthus genomic window:
- a CDS encoding S-adenosylmethionine:tRNA ribosyltransferase-isomerase, with amino-acid sequence MKPARWPADRPEEGRLLHVEPRARRYRDTRVADLPSLLRAGDLLVVNDAATLPASLVGRTESGERIELRLLSREPDGTWTGVLFGAGDWRRRTEDRPPPPVLAVGAGLVVGGLKALVVAVLPPSPRLLRVAFDATGAALWSGLYRSGRPVQYAYLEAPLSLWHVQTAYGARPWSVEAPSAGLPLTWSVLLTLRKQGVRLASLTHAAGLSSTGDAALDAALPWPERSDIPAATVEAVLHTRASGGRVVAVGTTVVRALEGRAARHGGWLVAGEEVTDLLLGPGFVPRLVHGLFTGVHEPGSRHHALLQAFAPLPLLQEVAAHAEARGYLGHEFGDSCLLLDA; translated from the coding sequence ATGAAGCCCGCGCGCTGGCCCGCGGACCGCCCCGAGGAGGGACGCCTGCTGCATGTGGAGCCGCGCGCCCGCCGCTATCGCGACACCCGCGTGGCGGACCTCCCGTCGCTGCTGCGCGCCGGGGACCTGCTGGTGGTGAACGACGCCGCCACGCTGCCCGCGTCCCTGGTGGGGCGAACGGAGTCCGGAGAACGAATCGAGCTGCGCCTGTTGTCACGCGAGCCGGACGGCACCTGGACAGGGGTGCTCTTCGGCGCGGGGGACTGGCGAAGGCGCACGGAGGACCGGCCACCGCCGCCGGTGCTGGCCGTGGGCGCGGGGCTCGTGGTGGGAGGCCTGAAGGCGCTGGTGGTGGCGGTGCTGCCACCGTCTCCCCGGTTGCTGCGTGTGGCCTTCGACGCGACGGGGGCGGCGCTCTGGTCCGGGCTCTACCGGAGCGGGCGTCCGGTGCAGTATGCGTACCTGGAGGCGCCGCTGTCGCTGTGGCATGTGCAGACGGCGTATGGCGCGCGGCCCTGGTCCGTGGAGGCGCCCTCCGCGGGGCTGCCCCTCACCTGGAGCGTGCTGCTGACGCTGCGCAAGCAGGGCGTGCGGCTGGCCTCGCTCACCCACGCGGCGGGGCTGTCCTCCACGGGAGACGCGGCGCTGGACGCGGCGTTGCCTTGGCCCGAGCGTTCCGACATTCCCGCCGCCACGGTGGAGGCCGTCCTGCACACGCGGGCCTCCGGGGGGCGGGTGGTGGCGGTGGGCACCACCGTGGTGCGGGCCCTGGAGGGCCGCGCGGCGCGGCACGGCGGCTGGTTGGTGGCGGGGGAGGAGGTGACGGACCTGCTGCTGGGGCCGGGCTTCGTCCCTCGGCTGGTGCACGGGCTGTTCACCGGCGTGCACGAGCCAGGGAGTCGCCACCACGCGTTGCTTCAGGCCTTCGCGCCGCTGCCGCTGCTCCAGGAGGTGGCCGCGCACGCGGAGGCGCGCGGCTACCTGGGGCACGAGTTCGGAGACTCGTGCCTGCTGCTGGACGCGTGA
- a CDS encoding carbohydrate deacetylase, with protein sequence MPSRALIINADDLGYDPAVTRGILRSMREGVVSSATFMVNTPFSEAAAREARGLSIGLHLNLARGAPVWSGFPRELLGEDGGFVEARAGSLPADAVEAESFAQLARLAGLLGLPATHVDVHKHLHLHAGVLEGLARAARSVGVPVRSINAEMRRTLRAQGVATNAHFVGDAGAEAYWTLERFASELAALPQDGVIELMCHPGYRPETLKSGYAAQREVELETFLHPQAREVLARAGIVPVDFRVLTSGS encoded by the coding sequence ATGCCGTCACGCGCCCTCATCATCAACGCCGACGACCTGGGCTACGACCCGGCCGTCACGCGCGGCATCCTCCGCTCCATGCGCGAGGGCGTCGTCTCGTCGGCCACCTTCATGGTGAACACGCCCTTCTCCGAGGCCGCCGCGCGCGAAGCCCGGGGCCTCTCCATCGGCCTGCACCTCAACCTCGCCCGGGGCGCGCCCGTGTGGAGCGGCTTCCCGCGCGAGTTGCTCGGCGAGGACGGCGGCTTCGTGGAGGCGCGCGCGGGCAGCCTGCCGGCGGACGCGGTGGAGGCGGAGTCCTTCGCCCAGCTCGCACGGCTCGCGGGCCTGCTGGGCCTGCCGGCCACGCATGTGGACGTGCACAAGCACCTGCACCTGCACGCGGGGGTCCTGGAGGGCCTGGCCCGGGCGGCGCGAAGCGTGGGAGTCCCGGTGCGCTCCATCAACGCGGAGATGCGGCGCACGCTGCGGGCCCAGGGCGTCGCCACCAACGCGCACTTCGTCGGGGATGCGGGCGCGGAGGCGTATTGGACGCTGGAGCGCTTCGCCTCGGAGCTCGCCGCCCTGCCCCAGGACGGCGTCATCGAGCTGATGTGCCACCCGGGCTACCGGCCGGAGACGCTGAAGAGCGGCTACGCGGCCCAGCGAGAGGTCGAACTGGAGACCTTCCTCCACCCCCAGGCGCGCGAGGTCCTGGCCCGGGCGGGAATCGTCCCGGTGGACTTCCGCGTGCTCACGTCCGGGAGCTGA
- a CDS encoding zinc-dependent alcohol dehydrogenase: MKAVVFHGIGDIRLDDVEEPRIEKSTDAIVRLTASAICGTDLHMIRGTMPGMKPGTILGHEGVGVIEALGDDVRNLNIGDRVVIPSTIACGNCSYCRAGYHAQCNDANPNGPSAGTAFFGGPQETGPFHGMQAEKVRVPFANVGLVRIPEGVSDEQAILISDIFPTGYMGAELAEIKPGDTVAVFGCGPVGLFAIVSAKLLGAGRVFAIDCHEDRLDLARAQGAEVINFEEEDPLETLKRLTNGIGVDRAIDAVGVDAMHPHHGPAAKKAHQEKAEFKREVKEAAPKTNPKGDNWVPGDAPAQALMWAVEGLAKAGTLSIIGVYPAQVRTFPIGMAMNKNLTMKMGNCNHRKYIPKLLELVRTGVVDPTAILSHVEPMGSAIDAYRNFDARKPGWVKVELEPTQLQ; this comes from the coding sequence ATGAAGGCTGTCGTTTTCCATGGGATTGGGGACATCCGGCTCGACGACGTGGAGGAGCCGCGAATCGAGAAGTCGACGGATGCCATCGTCCGCCTGACGGCGAGCGCCATCTGCGGCACGGACCTCCACATGATTCGCGGCACCATGCCGGGCATGAAGCCGGGCACCATCCTGGGCCACGAAGGCGTGGGCGTCATCGAGGCGCTGGGCGATGACGTCCGCAACCTCAACATCGGCGACCGGGTGGTCATCCCGTCCACCATCGCCTGCGGCAACTGCTCGTACTGCCGCGCCGGGTACCACGCACAGTGCAACGACGCCAACCCCAACGGCCCCAGCGCGGGCACGGCCTTCTTCGGCGGTCCCCAGGAGACGGGGCCCTTCCACGGCATGCAGGCGGAGAAGGTGCGGGTGCCCTTCGCGAACGTGGGCCTGGTGCGCATTCCCGAGGGCGTCAGCGACGAGCAGGCCATCCTCATCTCCGACATCTTCCCCACCGGCTACATGGGCGCGGAGCTGGCGGAAATCAAACCCGGTGACACCGTGGCGGTGTTCGGCTGCGGCCCCGTGGGCCTCTTCGCCATCGTCAGCGCGAAGCTGCTGGGCGCCGGCCGCGTCTTCGCCATCGACTGCCACGAGGACCGGCTGGACCTGGCGCGGGCCCAGGGCGCCGAGGTCATCAACTTCGAGGAGGAAGACCCGCTCGAGACGCTCAAGCGCCTCACCAACGGCATTGGCGTGGACCGCGCCATCGACGCGGTGGGCGTGGACGCCATGCATCCGCACCACGGCCCCGCGGCGAAGAAGGCCCACCAGGAGAAGGCCGAGTTCAAGCGCGAGGTGAAGGAAGCCGCCCCGAAGACGAATCCCAAGGGTGACAACTGGGTGCCCGGCGACGCGCCCGCGCAGGCCCTGATGTGGGCCGTGGAGGGACTGGCCAAGGCCGGCACCCTGTCCATCATCGGCGTCTACCCGGCGCAGGTGCGCACGTTCCCCATCGGCATGGCGATGAACAAGAACCTCACGATGAAGATGGGCAACTGCAACCACCGCAAGTACATCCCCAAGCTGCTGGAGCTGGTGCGCACTGGCGTGGTGGACCCCACGGCCATCCTGTCCCATGTGGAGCCCATGGGCAGCGCCATTGACGCGTACCGCAACTTCGACGCGCGCAAGCCCGGCTGGGTGAAGGTGGAGCTGGAGCCCACGCAGCTCCAGTAG
- a CDS encoding hybrid sensor histidine kinase/response regulator has protein sequence MPLPSDVEDAFSCLPLALVRVGPDLRVQWCEEGFAHKTGVALHAGGDLRDALERTRSLDALERAIRDGASHTGHVITRALRQVRVQVKPASAGEAAGVWLVVEPSGVDDEGAFSQAVQEIARSVGETLEVDSVCAAAVVALVRCAHVRRAEVFLCEEEGGSLRRVAVSDLAGSESPEATFDSQSDPFRQALALRQAQLGIQRGYGDSMGSIFAAVPLCAPRRTVGLLLLYKEQGTSFSVRELDLWSAAANQLAVAVENARLLREAKAALQVREEFISIASHELKTPLTPLKLGLFTMERRLSSGQPVDLATVLKSKRQVDRLVGLVDDLLDASRLDAGRLALDLAPLEVGQLVAEVVDHFRAAFERPFAVEVPRERVWVRGDRDRLEQVLVNLLENAHKYSAPEEPIVVTVERSQGEARIHVQDHGIGIPGADQSQVFQRFYRARNVSHRHFGGLGLGLFISHSIARLHGGALSMRSAEGKGSTFSLSLPRMAPHDVRRLPHRLLLLDEDQTQEAAAEQVLLSEGFEVLTARDGAEALRRATHLPVDLIVLSTSATQGQTSVFLETFATLPRARPVPILLAGDERPWWAHEGTSLCTRPYRPEDLVTRVRNALSVERRSTAEAPLDLLSSRT, from the coding sequence ATGCCGCTTCCCTCCGACGTCGAAGATGCATTCTCGTGCCTGCCGCTGGCGCTGGTTCGCGTCGGTCCGGACCTGCGCGTGCAGTGGTGCGAGGAAGGATTCGCCCACAAGACGGGCGTGGCGCTGCACGCCGGTGGCGACCTGCGGGACGCCCTGGAGCGCACCCGGAGTCTGGACGCCCTGGAGCGCGCCATCCGGGACGGTGCGTCCCATACCGGCCACGTCATCACCCGCGCGCTGCGTCAGGTCCGGGTGCAGGTGAAGCCCGCCTCGGCGGGCGAGGCAGCGGGCGTCTGGTTGGTGGTGGAGCCCTCGGGCGTGGACGACGAGGGGGCCTTCTCCCAGGCGGTGCAGGAGATTGCCCGTTCGGTGGGGGAGACGCTGGAGGTGGACAGCGTCTGCGCCGCCGCCGTGGTGGCCCTGGTCCGCTGCGCGCACGTGCGCCGCGCCGAGGTCTTTCTCTGCGAAGAGGAGGGCGGGAGCCTGCGCCGGGTGGCGGTGTCGGACCTGGCCGGCTCGGAGTCCCCCGAGGCGACCTTCGACTCCCAGTCGGACCCGTTCCGGCAGGCGCTGGCGCTGCGTCAGGCGCAGTTGGGCATCCAGCGGGGCTATGGGGATTCCATGGGCTCCATTTTCGCCGCTGTGCCGCTGTGCGCGCCGCGCCGGACGGTGGGCCTGCTGCTGCTCTACAAGGAACAGGGCACGTCCTTCTCTGTGCGGGAGCTGGACTTGTGGAGCGCCGCGGCGAACCAGTTGGCGGTGGCTGTGGAGAACGCGCGCCTGCTGCGCGAGGCCAAGGCGGCGCTCCAGGTGCGCGAGGAGTTCATCTCCATCGCCAGCCACGAGCTGAAGACGCCGCTCACGCCGCTGAAGCTGGGCCTCTTCACCATGGAGCGGCGCCTGTCGTCGGGCCAGCCGGTGGACCTGGCCACGGTGCTCAAGTCCAAGCGGCAGGTGGATCGGCTGGTGGGGCTGGTGGATGACCTGCTGGACGCGTCGCGCCTGGACGCGGGGAGGCTGGCACTGGACCTGGCGCCGCTGGAGGTGGGGCAACTGGTGGCGGAGGTGGTGGACCACTTCCGCGCGGCCTTCGAGCGGCCCTTCGCCGTGGAAGTGCCCCGTGAGCGCGTCTGGGTGCGCGGGGACAGGGACAGGCTGGAGCAGGTGCTGGTGAACCTGCTGGAGAACGCGCACAAGTACAGCGCGCCGGAAGAGCCCATCGTCGTGACGGTGGAGCGCTCCCAGGGCGAGGCGCGCATCCACGTCCAGGACCACGGCATCGGCATCCCGGGCGCGGACCAGTCGCAGGTGTTCCAGCGCTTCTATCGGGCGCGCAACGTGTCGCACCGCCACTTCGGCGGACTGGGGCTGGGCCTCTTCATCAGCCACTCCATCGCCCGGCTTCACGGCGGCGCGCTGTCGATGCGCAGCGCGGAAGGGAAGGGCAGCACCTTCTCGCTGAGCCTGCCTCGCATGGCGCCGCACGACGTGAGGCGGCTGCCCCACCGGCTGTTGCTGCTGGACGAGGACCAGACCCAGGAGGCCGCGGCGGAGCAGGTGCTGCTCTCCGAGGGCTTCGAGGTGCTGACGGCGCGCGACGGCGCCGAGGCGCTGCGGCGAGCCACGCACCTGCCGGTGGACCTCATCGTCCTGTCCACCAGCGCCACGCAGGGACAGACGAGCGTCTTCCTGGAGACCTTCGCCACGCTGCCGCGCGCGCGGCCGGTGCCCATCCTGCTGGCTGGGGATGAGCGCCCCTGGTGGGCGCATGAGGGCACGTCGTTGTGTACGCGCCCCTACAGGCCCGAGGACCTGGTGACCCGGGTGCGCAACGCGCTCTCCGTGGAGCGGCGGTCCACGGCCGAGGCGCCGCTGGACCTGCTCAGCTCCCGGACGTGA
- the queF gene encoding preQ(1) synthase, with protein sequence MPSQPSKELQTFPNPAADRDYEIVFDVPEFTCLCPLTGQPDFARFKITYVPDQSCIELKSLKLYMWAYRNEGAFHEKVTNTIADDIIKAIQPRKLTVVGDFFVRGGIGTIVTVTHDKSKQQA encoded by the coding sequence ATGCCCTCGCAGCCGTCCAAGGAACTTCAGACCTTCCCCAACCCCGCCGCCGATCGCGACTACGAAATCGTGTTCGACGTCCCGGAGTTCACCTGTCTCTGCCCGCTCACCGGTCAGCCGGACTTCGCACGTTTCAAAATCACCTACGTGCCGGACCAGAGCTGCATCGAGCTCAAGAGCCTCAAGCTCTACATGTGGGCGTACCGCAATGAGGGGGCCTTCCACGAGAAGGTCACCAACACCATCGCGGACGACATCATCAAGGCCATCCAGCCGCGCAAGCTCACCGTGGTGGGCGACTTCTTCGTGCGCGGCGGCATCGGAACCATCGTCACCGTCACGCACGACAAGTCCAAGCAGCAGGCCTGA
- a CDS encoding Ppx/GppA phosphatase family protein has protein sequence MPSRPPPPVLAAIDVGTNAVRLELARPDADGALETMHQERDAIRPGEGVFATGSMPEETAERLLATLRRYAALCRRHKAQVRAVATSAMREAKNSADIVRRVREEAGLNLEVVSGKEEARLICLGVLHRKPSQTRSLLIDIGGGSTEIVTAMGEKPDNLWSLALGSVRLTEVFDASRTVPPKQLRLMRSFVSDVLQKTLPPTVPNVPRVALGSSGTINAVVSFAAAENSGNATVRQLTQTVDTLAQMPPERRRKRFDPRRADIIVSGAVILEGVARHLGVESVSVVNRGLRDGILVDLLYRQDEHREDHSLADAALALGKRFYFDEKHARQVARLSLTLFDNLAALHQLPLSVRSHLEVAALLHDVGHAVSYERHHKHTYYLIRHADLPGLADRERELVARVARYHRRSPPELTHAGMAGLNPAEARTVRKLATLLRVANSLDVSHHQPIKDFKATNGRDGVALHLHTRHPVDLELWNADREVLNFRRVFGKRLTFHVHHASSGR, from the coding sequence ATGCCTTCTCGCCCCCCTCCGCCCGTACTCGCCGCCATTGACGTGGGCACCAACGCCGTCCGTCTGGAGCTGGCACGGCCAGACGCCGACGGCGCGCTCGAAACCATGCACCAGGAGCGCGACGCCATCCGCCCGGGAGAGGGCGTCTTCGCCACCGGCTCCATGCCGGAGGAGACGGCCGAGCGCCTGCTGGCCACCCTGCGCCGCTACGCCGCCCTCTGCCGCCGCCACAAGGCCCAGGTGCGCGCCGTGGCCACCAGTGCCATGCGCGAGGCCAAGAACAGCGCCGACATCGTCCGCCGCGTGCGCGAGGAGGCCGGCCTCAACCTGGAGGTCGTCAGCGGAAAGGAAGAGGCCCGCCTCATCTGCCTGGGCGTGCTCCACCGCAAGCCGTCCCAGACGCGCTCGCTCCTCATCGACATCGGCGGCGGCAGCACCGAAATCGTCACCGCCATGGGCGAGAAGCCCGACAACCTTTGGAGCCTCGCGCTGGGCTCCGTGCGCCTCACCGAGGTCTTCGACGCCTCGCGCACCGTGCCGCCCAAGCAACTGCGCCTCATGCGCAGCTTCGTCTCGGACGTGCTGCAAAAGACGCTGCCCCCCACGGTGCCCAACGTCCCCCGTGTGGCGCTGGGCTCGTCCGGAACCATCAACGCCGTGGTGTCCTTCGCCGCCGCGGAGAACAGCGGCAACGCCACCGTCCGACAGCTCACGCAGACGGTGGACACCCTGGCGCAGATGCCTCCCGAGCGCCGCCGCAAGCGCTTCGACCCGCGCCGCGCTGACATCATCGTCTCCGGCGCTGTCATCCTGGAAGGCGTGGCCAGGCACCTGGGCGTCGAGTCCGTCAGCGTCGTCAACCGCGGCCTTCGCGACGGCATCCTCGTGGACCTGCTCTACCGGCAGGATGAGCACCGCGAGGACCACAGCCTCGCGGACGCCGCCCTGGCCCTGGGCAAGCGCTTCTACTTCGACGAGAAGCACGCCCGCCAGGTCGCCCGGCTGTCACTCACCCTGTTCGACAACCTGGCCGCCCTGCACCAGTTGCCGCTGTCGGTGCGCTCCCACCTGGAGGTCGCCGCCCTCCTCCACGACGTGGGCCACGCCGTCAGCTACGAGCGGCACCACAAGCACACGTACTACCTCATCCGCCACGCCGACCTGCCGGGCCTCGCCGACCGCGAGCGCGAGCTGGTGGCCCGCGTCGCCCGCTACCACCGGCGCAGCCCGCCGGAGCTGACCCACGCCGGCATGGCGGGCCTCAATCCGGCCGAGGCACGGACGGTGCGCAAGCTGGCCACCTTGCTGCGCGTGGCCAACTCGCTGGACGTCAGCCACCACCAGCCCATCAAGGACTTCAAGGCCACCAACGGCCGCGATGGCGTGGCGCTGCACCTGCACACCCGGCACCCCGTGGACCTGGAGCTGTGGAACGCGGACCGCGAGGTCCTGAACTTCCGCCGCGTCTTCGGCAAGCGGCTCACCTTCCACGTCCACCACGCATCCAGCGGCCGCTAG
- a CDS encoding phospholipase D-like domain-containing protein — translation MRAEASLPPVTAPGLRLPLNEVREERVTLLDGGTEAYPRMLEAIATAQVRVHLEVYTFERDGIGARFLEALVAAAHRGVAVKVVVDGWGSIGASRHLKQTLEAAGAKVRVYNPLTSLCTGRSWRNHRKILLVDDSVAFLGGINIGDAYAANGDQPGWADLALELRGDICRQLGATLHAGASALESGAVKLFLSGFAGGHRLRKRYLQAIDGAEHEVVLAHAYFLPDKGFMRALKRASRRGVTVRLMLAGRSDVVFARAATMRLYRDFLRAGVSIHEWTDSTLHAKAALVDGKKLLVGSFNLDPLSLVNLETLVEVEEPGVAAQAQRWLDKHLRGSRRVYLEDCARSGLQQWLLDIVGLAVARLAERFASFMGRRRKR, via the coding sequence ATGCGCGCCGAAGCCTCACTGCCGCCGGTGACCGCTCCTGGTCTCCGCCTTCCCCTCAACGAGGTCCGTGAGGAGCGCGTCACCCTGCTCGACGGCGGGACGGAGGCGTACCCGCGGATGCTGGAGGCCATTGCCACCGCGCAGGTGCGGGTGCACCTGGAGGTCTACACCTTCGAGCGGGATGGCATTGGCGCGAGGTTCCTCGAAGCGCTGGTGGCCGCGGCGCACCGGGGCGTCGCGGTGAAGGTGGTGGTGGACGGCTGGGGCAGCATTGGCGCCAGCCGGCACCTCAAGCAGACGCTGGAGGCCGCAGGGGCGAAGGTGCGCGTGTACAACCCGCTCACCTCCCTGTGCACCGGCCGCTCCTGGCGCAACCACCGGAAGATTCTCCTCGTCGATGACTCGGTGGCGTTCCTGGGAGGCATCAACATCGGGGACGCGTACGCGGCGAATGGGGACCAGCCCGGCTGGGCCGACCTGGCGCTGGAGCTGCGAGGTGACATCTGCCGGCAGCTGGGGGCCACGCTGCACGCGGGGGCCTCCGCGCTGGAGTCGGGCGCGGTGAAGCTGTTCCTGTCCGGCTTCGCGGGTGGGCACCGGCTGCGCAAGCGGTACCTCCAGGCGATTGACGGCGCGGAGCACGAGGTGGTGCTGGCGCACGCGTACTTCCTGCCGGACAAGGGCTTCATGCGGGCGCTCAAGCGCGCCTCGCGGCGAGGCGTGACGGTGCGGCTGATGCTGGCCGGGCGCAGCGACGTGGTGTTCGCGCGCGCTGCGACCATGCGGCTGTACCGCGACTTCCTGCGCGCCGGGGTGAGCATCCACGAGTGGACCGACTCCACGCTGCACGCGAAGGCGGCGCTGGTGGACGGAAAGAAGCTGCTGGTGGGGAGCTTCAATCTGGACCCGCTGTCGCTGGTGAACCTGGAGACGCTGGTGGAGGTGGAGGAACCCGGCGTGGCGGCGCAGGCGCAGCGGTGGCTCGACAAGCACCTGCGCGGCTCGCGGCGGGTGTACCTGGAGGACTGCGCGCGCTCCGGACTCCAGCAGTGGCTGCTGGACATCGTGGGGCTGGCCGTCGCCCGCCTCGCGGAGCGCTTCGCCAGCTTCATGGGCCGGCGGCGGAAGCGGTAG
- a CDS encoding serine/threonine-protein kinase, with protein sequence MALVYRGLHEMLQREVAIKELLPDGQRDRETLSRFRREALALAAFRHQNIVTLYDMVEKGESLFMVMELVDGPTLHTLIKEGPLPADVTGVIAARIASALDHAHFRHIIHRDLKPANVMLTKSGEVKLMDFGIAKDVGMEALTQQGMAVGTPSYMSPEQVTGVPVDGRTDIFSLGVLLYEALSGARPFHGKTAGEVFAKIRDGKYTPLSKVAPNVPAPLVRIIQRAMEVKPEDRFPDAAAMRRELDVFLAQEVQVSHAALLVAFLRHRQKLTETEAQQLMRPHELDAAVEVFDTGRSRQGGKLRWALAAAIALMTAAGTGLYFTQAQWAPLVEQLTR encoded by the coding sequence ATGGCCCTGGTGTACCGAGGCCTGCACGAGATGTTGCAGCGCGAAGTCGCCATCAAGGAACTGCTCCCGGATGGCCAGCGCGACAGGGAGACGTTGTCGCGTTTCCGGCGCGAGGCGCTCGCGCTCGCGGCCTTCCGTCACCAGAACATCGTGACGCTCTACGACATGGTGGAGAAGGGTGAGAGCCTCTTCATGGTGATGGAGCTGGTGGACGGCCCCACCCTCCACACGCTCATCAAGGAAGGCCCGCTGCCCGCGGATGTCACCGGCGTCATCGCCGCGCGCATCGCCAGCGCGCTGGACCACGCGCACTTCCGCCACATCATCCACCGCGACCTCAAGCCCGCCAACGTCATGCTCACCAAGTCCGGTGAGGTGAAGTTGATGGACTTCGGCATCGCCAAGGACGTGGGCATGGAGGCGCTCACCCAGCAGGGCATGGCGGTGGGAACGCCGTCGTACATGTCCCCGGAGCAGGTGACGGGCGTGCCGGTGGATGGCCGCACCGACATCTTCTCGCTCGGCGTGCTGCTCTACGAAGCCCTCTCCGGCGCGCGGCCCTTCCACGGCAAGACGGCGGGCGAGGTCTTCGCGAAGATTCGCGACGGCAAGTACACGCCGCTCTCCAAGGTGGCGCCCAACGTCCCCGCGCCGCTGGTGCGCATCATCCAGCGCGCCATGGAGGTGAAGCCGGAGGACCGCTTCCCCGACGCCGCCGCCATGCGCCGTGAACTGGACGTCTTCCTCGCGCAGGAGGTGCAGGTGTCCCACGCGGCGCTGCTGGTGGCCTTCCTGCGCCACCGTCAGAAGCTGACGGAGACGGAGGCCCAGCAGCTCATGCGGCCGCACGAACTGGACGCCGCGGTGGAGGTGTTCGACACGGGGCGCTCCCGCCAGGGCGGGAAGCTGCGGTGGGCCCTGGCCGCCGCCATCGCGTTGATGACGGCGGCGGGCACCGGGCTCTACTTCACCCAGGCCCAGTGGGCGCCGCTGGTGGAGCAGCTCACCCGCTGA
- a CDS encoding type VI immunity family protein, translated as MNARPPRLQPQDRDDTPGVSTGLSASFYLPHAHSAVATAVLQALEVYQRTVGPRALTSYEGEDGEWHLLDSQGWAEVHRGMQEEPWANVHLSDASPEASFRFDYLGRERVDVTSVSGLGEVSAVSFWLPTEYLERHGPRQTRELLMALAAPLPFSSGNAGLAFNGSLDVAANIRQVRRDCLRYPGLDVLRLGMTSLHIGTRVRGPSWLTFLGAPVLSQLGGAAQLRSRINAPSTTVQTMEATSAVVTLGDAPATGDSEHGESLSSYRELARILEPWTLWGEGESILGLTPEAARRWERRFLD; from the coding sequence ATGAACGCACGCCCTCCAAGGCTCCAACCTCAGGACCGAGACGATACGCCGGGCGTGTCCACGGGGCTCAGTGCGAGCTTCTACCTCCCCCATGCCCATTCCGCCGTGGCAACCGCGGTGCTGCAAGCCCTGGAGGTCTACCAGCGGACCGTGGGCCCACGCGCTCTGACCTCATACGAGGGCGAAGATGGAGAGTGGCACCTCCTGGACTCGCAGGGCTGGGCGGAGGTTCATCGTGGGATGCAGGAGGAGCCATGGGCCAACGTCCATCTTTCCGACGCATCCCCAGAGGCGTCCTTCCGCTTTGACTATCTGGGACGTGAACGCGTCGACGTAACCTCCGTGAGCGGTCTCGGTGAAGTCAGCGCCGTGTCGTTCTGGCTTCCAACCGAGTACCTGGAACGGCACGGTCCACGGCAGACCCGGGAGCTGCTGATGGCGCTTGCCGCCCCCCTCCCCTTTTCCTCGGGCAACGCAGGCCTGGCCTTCAACGGCTCCCTCGACGTAGCGGCCAACATCCGGCAAGTGCGTCGCGACTGCCTTCGCTATCCGGGGCTGGATGTCCTCAGGCTCGGCATGACGTCCCTTCACATTGGCACGCGCGTTCGAGGCCCCTCCTGGCTGACATTCTTGGGAGCCCCCGTGCTGAGCCAACTTGGAGGGGCCGCCCAACTCCGCTCCCGTATCAACGCTCCCAGCACCACCGTGCAGACGATGGAGGCGACAAGCGCCGTTGTCACGCTGGGCGACGCGCCCGCGACAGGTGACAGCGAGCACGGCGAGTCACTGTCCAGCTACCGGGAGCTGGCTCGTATCCTGGAACCATGGACGCTGTGGGGAGAGGGCGAATCCATCCTGGGACTCACACCCGAGGCAGCGCGCCGCTGGGAACGCCGCTTCCTCGACTGA